The Desulfobotulus mexicanus genome includes a region encoding these proteins:
- the recB gene encoding exodeoxyribonuclease V subunit beta has product MTPIPSFDPVNTPLEGTLLMEASAGTGKTHTIASLFVRLVIEHGLPVERILVVTFTEAASGELKERIYARLGDTLAALEERSFSEAFSGEMAKRHGNSPEARRRILAAIRNFDRAAIGTIHSFCYRMLRENRFESGLRFDAELLTDAGLLRQNAADDVWRRDVASLDRAKAEILIEKLTPESLMNLAARYGGADQLLLPEGDFRNIDEKILKLESRIKKIWTEEGDALRTLLSENKFLKRNKENFRLDILNNDLINLEQWISGHGFLPEKVIQKMTMTNIRQETKKDKPSPEHEFFNVCEEWILSTDLARALFIKNLVQAVRKREGELKEKAGLITFDDLLLNLRDAVLEDKDGGMCLRIRELFGAALIDEFQDTDPVQYAVFDTVFARGGLPLLLIGDPKQAIYAFRGADVFAYLDAAKKSRKRYTLDYNWRSDPELIEAVNLIFQKNPNAFVLEGMDFHPVQAAPKTRETLTDPADVSPFTFWLAHPENEKPLASGKLLPMALGAVSDEIVRLLSGGRKGDIRIGDKGVEPGDMAVLVRSNREALQTRNFLADRGIPAVIHADGNVLDSDEAKELLPVLTAILHPWNSGKVRRALATRIMGFSMKAIDDLNRDEPAFNRESAFFMECRNLWQEKGIFPMLSHLYEKGGVLVRSAGTGDGERQVTNLLHLAEILHSAEVDEKRGPEVLLRWLERQGNPAFPRRVEAPLRLESDGQRVRVITVHRSKGLEYPIVFCPFIHSATDVLGSKINPEKIMAFHDPELENRFCVDFGGKADKAREEDLTRKEAMAEQARLLYVALTRARHRVYAVWGSINIQVKKDVRACNWILHNSLVVPDADQVKQNMEALSKKDVLSCLPLPEDQHLTLPHMDETSETHVCCTAPHLPLDPFRITSFSSLVAGKYMDNPADRDGTARLTKKSEDPGGDIFSFPAGARPGIFMHHLFENIDFTQEVFQLEPSVRKSLHLFGYDEVWIPALMEMLERVLSMPFGEEGFRLKEVGLKDQLRELDFYFPLNTLEPDAISKWVQKITMGACEHLPAQLENLYFSRSAGYLRGLIDLVFRHNGRYYLLDWKSNDLGADYEAYSPENLKREMAVHLYTLQYHLYTLALDRYLSIRLEDYDYERDFGGVAYVFLRGVNPEKAPGCGLFFEKPPEERIREMAGWMMAEGLLNSSPN; this is encoded by the coding sequence ATGACACCCATACCTTCCTTTGACCCTGTAAACACCCCCCTTGAAGGAACCCTTCTCATGGAGGCAAGTGCCGGAACGGGCAAAACCCACACAATTGCCAGCCTTTTTGTTCGTCTTGTGATTGAGCATGGCCTGCCCGTAGAACGCATTCTTGTTGTTACCTTCACGGAGGCGGCCAGCGGCGAGCTGAAAGAAAGGATCTATGCAAGGCTTGGGGATACCCTTGCGGCTCTGGAAGAAAGGTCTTTTTCGGAAGCTTTTTCCGGAGAAATGGCCAAACGTCATGGCAACAGTCCTGAAGCAAGGCGCAGAATCCTTGCGGCCATCCGTAATTTTGACAGGGCTGCCATAGGAACCATTCATTCCTTCTGTTATCGCATGCTCCGGGAAAACCGATTTGAATCCGGTCTGCGTTTTGATGCGGAACTGCTTACGGATGCAGGGCTTCTGCGGCAGAATGCCGCCGATGATGTCTGGCGCAGGGATGTTGCTTCGCTTGATCGTGCGAAAGCAGAGATTCTAATAGAAAAACTCACTCCCGAAAGCCTAATGAATCTTGCAGCACGCTATGGGGGTGCAGATCAGCTTCTTTTACCAGAAGGCGATTTCAGAAATATTGACGAAAAAATCCTGAAACTTGAAAGCAGGATTAAGAAAATATGGACTGAAGAAGGAGATGCTCTTCGTACGCTTCTTTCTGAGAATAAATTCTTAAAACGAAATAAAGAGAATTTCCGACTGGATATACTTAACAATGATTTAATAAATCTTGAGCAGTGGATTTCAGGCCATGGCTTTTTGCCTGAAAAAGTTATCCAAAAAATGACGATGACCAATATCAGGCAAGAAACTAAAAAAGATAAACCAAGTCCGGAACATGAATTTTTTAATGTCTGCGAGGAGTGGATACTTTCTACAGACCTTGCCCGTGCTCTTTTTATTAAAAATCTGGTTCAGGCCGTACGCAAAAGGGAAGGGGAACTCAAGGAAAAAGCAGGCCTTATCACCTTTGACGATCTCCTTCTCAATCTAAGGGACGCCGTTCTTGAGGATAAGGATGGCGGCATGTGTCTTCGTATCCGGGAACTTTTCGGGGCAGCCCTCATTGATGAATTCCAGGATACAGATCCTGTACAGTATGCGGTATTTGATACCGTATTCGCCCGTGGGGGCCTGCCCCTTCTTCTCATCGGCGATCCCAAACAGGCCATTTATGCTTTCCGTGGAGCCGATGTTTTTGCCTATCTGGATGCTGCAAAAAAAAGCAGAAAACGCTATACCCTTGATTACAACTGGCGTTCCGATCCAGAACTCATTGAAGCTGTTAATCTGATTTTTCAAAAGAATCCAAATGCCTTTGTGCTGGAGGGTATGGATTTTCATCCCGTTCAAGCTGCTCCGAAAACAAGGGAAACCCTGACCGATCCGGCTGATGTCTCGCCCTTCACCTTCTGGCTTGCCCATCCTGAAAATGAAAAACCCCTTGCTTCGGGTAAACTCCTGCCCATGGCCCTTGGTGCCGTATCCGATGAAATCGTAAGGCTTCTTTCTGGTGGAAGAAAAGGAGATATCCGCATAGGTGATAAGGGTGTGGAACCCGGTGATATGGCCGTTCTGGTACGCAGCAACAGGGAAGCCCTTCAGACAAGAAACTTCCTTGCGGACAGGGGGATTCCTGCGGTAATACATGCGGACGGTAATGTTCTGGACAGTGATGAAGCCAAAGAGCTTTTACCAGTGCTTACAGCCATTCTCCATCCATGGAACAGCGGCAAAGTGAGGCGGGCTCTGGCCACAAGGATCATGGGTTTTTCCATGAAGGCTATTGATGATTTGAACCGGGATGAACCTGCCTTCAACCGGGAGAGTGCATTTTTCATGGAGTGCCGGAATCTATGGCAGGAGAAGGGCATTTTCCCCATGCTTTCCCATCTCTATGAAAAAGGCGGAGTGCTGGTGCGGTCTGCTGGTACTGGGGACGGAGAGCGGCAGGTGACCAATCTCCTTCATCTGGCAGAAATTCTCCATTCCGCTGAAGTGGATGAAAAACGGGGACCTGAAGTGCTTTTACGCTGGCTGGAGCGACAGGGGAATCCCGCCTTTCCCCGTCGTGTGGAGGCACCTTTACGCCTTGAAAGCGACGGACAGCGTGTTCGGGTGATTACAGTCCACAGATCCAAGGGTCTTGAATATCCCATTGTTTTTTGTCCTTTCATTCATAGTGCAACGGATGTGCTGGGTTCTAAAATCAACCCGGAAAAAATTATGGCCTTCCATGATCCTGAGTTGGAAAACCGGTTTTGCGTGGATTTTGGAGGCAAAGCGGATAAAGCCCGTGAAGAAGATTTAACAAGAAAGGAAGCCATGGCGGAACAGGCCCGGCTTCTTTATGTGGCCCTGACCCGAGCCAGGCACAGGGTCTATGCGGTCTGGGGTTCCATAAACATACAAGTCAAAAAAGATGTTAGGGCCTGCAACTGGATACTGCACAATTCTCTTGTCGTTCCCGATGCCGATCAGGTAAAACAGAATATGGAAGCCCTTTCAAAAAAAGATGTGCTTTCCTGCCTTCCCCTTCCTGAAGATCAGCATCTTACACTTCCCCATATGGATGAAACTTCAGAGACCCATGTCTGCTGCACAGCTCCTCATCTGCCCCTCGACCCCTTCCGTATCACAAGCTTTTCTTCCCTTGTGGCGGGAAAATATATGGACAATCCTGCGGACAGGGACGGTACTGCAAGGCTTACAAAAAAAAGCGAAGATCCGGGGGGAGATATTTTTTCTTTCCCTGCCGGGGCAAGGCCTGGCATCTTTATGCATCATCTCTTTGAAAACATAGACTTTACTCAGGAAGTCTTTCAGCTTGAACCTTCAGTCCGTAAAAGTCTGCATCTTTTCGGATATGATGAGGTCTGGATTCCAGCCCTTATGGAAATGCTTGAAAGGGTACTGTCCATGCCCTTTGGGGAAGAAGGCTTCAGGCTAAAGGAAGTGGGGCTTAAGGATCAGCTGCGGGAGCTTGATTTTTACTTTCCCCTGAATACCCTTGAGCCCGATGCCATTTCAAAATGGGTACAAAAAATTACTATGGGTGCCTGTGAACACCTGCCTGCCCAGCTGGAAAATCTTTATTTTTCCCGAAGTGCCGGATATTTAAGGGGGCTTATCGACCTTGTGTTCCGCCATAACGGGAGGTATTATCTGCTGGACTGGAAGTCCAATGATCTGGGAGCGGATTATGAAGCTTATTCCCCTGAAAACCTGAAAAGGGAAATGGCAGTTCACCTCTACACCCTGCAGTATCATCTGTATACACTGGCCCTGGACCGTTATTTAAGTATTCGCCTTGAAGATTATGATTATGAAAGGGATTTTGGCGGTGTTGCCTATGTCTTTCTCAGGGGTGTCAATCCTGAAAAAGCTCCGGGATGCGGACTTTTCTTTGAAAAACCGCCAGAGGAAAGAATTCGGGAAATGGCAGGATGGATGATGGCAGAAGGTTTGCTGAACAGCAGCCCGAATTGA
- a CDS encoding DUF4276 family protein — protein MKLYVEGGGDTNLLRTACRKGFSDFLKKAGLVGSMPRIVACGSRRDALDAFTTAMNRGEAAMLLVDSEGSVSMQYQKGHPEQWEPWAHLYSNKKDQWQKPVRAKNTDCHLMVQCMESWFLTDRDLLQKFYGQGFNPNALPSKEKPIESISPETILQALSDATKNCKTKAK, from the coding sequence ATGAAACTCTATGTGGAAGGCGGAGGGGATACCAACCTCCTGCGTACAGCTTGCAGAAAGGGCTTTTCCGATTTCCTGAAAAAAGCGGGACTGGTTGGCTCCATGCCAAGGATTGTCGCCTGCGGAAGCCGCAGAGATGCGTTAGATGCATTCACAACCGCCATGAACAGAGGAGAAGCCGCAATGCTTCTGGTGGACAGTGAAGGTTCGGTGTCAATGCAGTACCAGAAAGGCCACCCTGAACAATGGGAACCTTGGGCACATCTTTATTCCAATAAAAAAGATCAATGGCAAAAACCAGTTAGAGCCAAAAACACGGATTGCCATCTCATGGTTCAATGTATGGAATCATGGTTTTTAACAGACAGGGATCTTCTTCAGAAATTCTACGGTCAGGGTTTCAATCCGAATGCCTTGCCATCTAAAGAAAAGCCTATTGAATCCATCTCCCCTGAAACAATTCTGCAAGCCCTTTCCGATGCAACAAAAAATTGCAAAACCAAGGCTAAATAA
- a CDS encoding AAA family ATPase produces the protein MFIKGIRLHHFLSFGDASEFLPLNDLNIIIGPNGSGKSNLLEAIDLLRNTPDQLMKIIREGGGVGEWLWRGAGVKATASIDFEIVNPNSSCNFRHLLSFTAVNQRFEIVDEKIERIPLSENGQDSLPYYSFNSGRPLLNVKGELRTLQADNISIEKSILSQRKDPDQYPELTSLAENYSRIRLYREWQFGRHMISRMPQKTDLPNDILEQDSSNLGLVLNRLRREPAVKHRFLEALQALYEGIEDYDVQIEGGTVQVFLQENGHAIPASRLSDGTLRYLSLLAILCHPSPPPLICIEEPELGLHPDILPVLAELLKEASTRCQVIVTTHSDVLVDAMHDQPESLLVCEKSEKGTLLRRLCPEDLAPWLEKYRLGVLWTRGEIGGTRW, from the coding sequence ATGTTCATCAAGGGAATCCGGCTGCATCATTTTCTGAGCTTTGGCGATGCTTCAGAGTTTCTTCCTTTAAATGACCTGAATATAATCATCGGCCCCAACGGCTCAGGAAAATCCAATCTCCTTGAAGCCATTGATCTGCTTCGTAATACTCCGGATCAGTTAATGAAAATTATCCGTGAAGGGGGAGGAGTAGGAGAATGGCTCTGGAGGGGAGCAGGAGTAAAAGCCACAGCTTCCATTGATTTTGAAATAGTAAATCCCAACAGCTCCTGTAACTTCCGTCATCTGCTTTCCTTCACAGCTGTAAATCAGAGATTTGAGATTGTGGATGAAAAAATCGAAAGAATACCCCTTTCAGAAAACGGGCAGGACTCTTTACCCTATTACAGTTTTAATTCCGGCAGACCTCTTCTCAATGTGAAAGGGGAACTTCGAACCCTGCAAGCTGACAATATCAGCATTGAAAAATCCATTCTTTCCCAACGAAAAGACCCGGATCAATATCCGGAACTGACATCCCTTGCTGAAAATTATTCCCGTATCAGGCTTTACCGGGAATGGCAATTTGGTCGTCACATGATCAGCCGTATGCCGCAGAAGACAGATCTCCCCAATGACATTTTGGAGCAGGACTCCAGCAATCTCGGACTTGTTTTGAACAGACTCCGCAGGGAACCTGCCGTAAAGCACCGTTTTTTGGAGGCACTTCAGGCTCTTTATGAAGGCATCGAAGATTATGATGTGCAGATAGAAGGCGGAACTGTTCAGGTGTTTTTACAGGAAAACGGACACGCCATACCCGCAAGCCGCCTTTCAGATGGTACCCTTCGCTATCTCTCCCTTCTTGCCATTCTCTGCCATCCTTCACCACCGCCCCTCATCTGCATAGAAGAACCGGAGCTGGGACTTCACCCCGATATTCTGCCTGTCCTTGCCGAACTTCTGAAGGAAGCTTCCACTCGCTGTCAGGTGATAGTCACCACCCACTCCGATGTTCTGGTGGATGCCATGCATGATCAGCCAGAATCCCTTCTTGTCTGTGAAAAAAGTGAAAAAGGAACCCTGCTTCGCCGCCTCTGCCCTGAAGATCTTGCACCCTGGCTTGAAAAATATCGTCTTGGCGTACTATGGACACGGGGAGAAATAGGAGGGACAAGGTGGTAG